Proteins co-encoded in one Anser cygnoides isolate HZ-2024a breed goose unplaced genomic scaffold, Taihu_goose_T2T_genome scaffold_43_1, whole genome shotgun sequence genomic window:
- the LOC136789247 gene encoding olfactory receptor 14C36-like, with product MGWLVPLSSPRWDFQKNGTGFHQRSLSLTCRYRFLLGQLAHSQRNQMPNSSSITEFLLLAFADTRELQLLHFGLFLGIYLAALLGNGLIITAVACDHRLHTPMYFFLLNLALLDLGCISTTLPKAMANSLWDTRAISYAGCAAQILLFPFFIAVEYSLLTIMAYDRYIAICKPLHYGSLLSSRACAQMAAAAWGSGFLYAVLHTASTFSLPLCQGNVLDQFFCEIPQLLKLSCSDSGYHREVGLIALSGCLAFGCFVFIVLSYVQILRAVLRMPSEQGRHKAFSTCLPHLAVVSLFVSTGMFAYLKPPSTSSPSLNLLVSFLYSVVPPAVNPLIYSMRNKELKEALRKLLQCTRLQHR from the coding sequence aTGGGATGGCTTGTTCCTCTTTCATCTCCACGGTGGGATTTCCAAAAAAACGGCACGGGTTTTCATCAGAGAAGTCTCTCCTTAACTTGTCGTTATCGTTTCCTCCTTGGACAGCTCGCCCATTCGCAGAGAAAccaaatgcccaacagcagctccatcaccgagttcctcctgctggcattcgcagacacgcgggagctgcagctcctgcacttcgggctcttcctgggcatctacctggctgccctcctgggcaacggcctcatcatcacagccgtagcctgcgaccaccgcctccacacccccatgtacttcttcctcctcaacctcgccctccttgacctgggctgcatctccaccactctccccaaagccatggccaactccctctgggacaccagggccatctcctacgCAGGATGTGCTGCTCAGATCTTactgtttccctttttcatcGCAGTAGAGTATTCCCtcctcaccatcatggcctacgaccgctacattgccatctgcaagcccctgcactacgggagcctcctgagcagcagagcttgtgcccagatggcagcagctgcctggggcagtggctttctctatgctgtcctgcacacggccagcACATTTtcactgcccctctgccaaggcaatgtcctggaccagttcttctgtgaaatcccccagctcctcaagctctcctgctcagattcAGGCTATCACAGGGAAGTTGGGCTCATTGCCCTTAGTGGCTGTTTAGCctttgggtgttttgttttcatcgtGCTGTCCTACGTGCAGATcctcagggccgtgctgaggatgccctccgagcagggccggcacaaagccttctccacgtgcctccctcacctggccgtggtctccctcttCGTCAGTACaggcatgtttgcctacctgaagcccccctccacctcctctccATCTCTAAACCTTCTGGTGTCATtcctgtactcggtggtgccccCAGCtgtgaaccccctcatctactccatgaggaacaaggagcttAAGGAGGCACTGAGGAAGCTATTGCAGTGTACAAGGCTTCAGCATCGCTAA